CAATCATCCTCTACTGCAGATAAATAGAGAAATCAGTCACaagttttcgttttttttttattttttagattattcaagatattttattaattgCTGCTGTAACAGAGTACaattactcaaatactgtacctgaatatgaatttgaggtactcaTACTTTTcatgagtattttcttttgatgtcactatgtacttttacttcctatacatttcagagggaaatactttattttttaaatttatttattttcttcgaCTGCTGACAGCTTTAGCTACTTttagctacattttttttttcataaaaacctcagaataatttataaaatatgatgttttgttataaattacccaaaagtttttttttttagttttttttttttttttgcatttggacacttttacttttcatacttaaagttcattttcctgattgtactttattttatttatttacttttttgaaaataagtcTATTGCTCATGTGTGAAGTAGATTTCATTCCTCGCAAACATGCTGCATGGAAATGTAACACAGGATATCAATGCCTTTTGTTGTGGTTAGGCGCCTTCCTGTATCGCAGGTTTTGTTGCCAGGTAACAATAGTGTGCGGGTACCTGTGAGCTGCTTCACTGATGGCAGTCATAATGTGATAACTAGAGGGATGATTAAATTATAACTGTGAAGGTtactgttttctaattatgCCTACCCCGtatccctttttttccccagtgcAATTTCAAATCAGCAAGTAGCCGAGGAACATGGGGACCTGTCCCATCAGACGTCAGTCCAACCGGACAATCCTAGAAAATCATCCTGAACCTGTATCTCAATGTAGGTTATACTcctcattaaataaaaatgcaaaacacataaataaaactgcaacaaaCTGAACTTGGTTTATTAAATGCatcttctccttcctctctgcagcCCTGCAGGACAGCATGATCGTGTCCCTCTGTGACTACCCGTCCTTTGAGCGCAGCGAGTTGACCATGTGCATTGGGGAACGACTCACCATCATATCAGAGTACGTGATGTAGCTCCTATTGTTTCACCTTTGCCCTTGTTTTCACCCTGACACATGCAGTCAGTCATAACTGCTTATCTTCTCCAACAGTGACGGTGATTTCATGATGGTGAGATCTACAACCACAGACCAAGAGAGCTACATTCCCGCAAGCTACACGGCCAAGGTGGCACACAGGTGGGTCACAGTCATGAGAAAATGTGTCTCGTtgctgtgtgagagagacagcagaggagtgAGATGAAGGCGGGGAGTCCCCTGACAGGTGGGAGGAGTCTCTGAATAAGTGACCTTTACCTCAGTGGAGACGAAGCTTAGGAACAAGCCCTCCGTTCTCTCCTGTGACATCAGCCTCTACCTCCTGTACTTTCAGTCCTCCTCCAGTGTGGGATGTGACCTGATGCTGTTTCAGTGGATTTTCCAAatttgaaaacagcaaaatatttttttgtcttcatggcAACATTGTCTAATGGTCCCCATTCTAAAATTTGAGACTATCCACAactaatcttggaaactgattcagaaaaagcaaagtaaatataatgataaagcttcatttatatttactttatatctaagtgttacgtttacttgaaatttaactatatttacttaatattgtgaaactgttgcaacttaaaaataatgaatgaaataaccttgttctttctaagtgtaaGCAACTTCTGTTAACCAAGTCTGACTTACCTAACTTTATCATAACGAAGAGGATTTCGCCATTGATGAAGATAAAAGATATGCAACttatgttaacatgtttaagaaaatacaaatatgattgacttgtttttttttattaataaacttaacaattagatatgaaTAAACATAGATTAAGAATAATAACTATATTTACTTTCAAGGCAGGTCGGTTTCCTTTTTAAGTAGtcattttgacagattttacaatgcaatgtgtcctctctctgtccaggTGGCTGTTCACAGGCATCAGCAGGTACAAAGCAGTGGAGCTGCTCATGCAGCCAAACAACCAGAGCGGAGCCTTTTTGATCCGAGagtcagagacaaacagaggtAAGAGagttgcttctttttctttgcactgTGAACTgctttagaaacattttaaatccaagCACAACCCTGTAGCACCGGCACAGGTGTAGATttcccctcaatatttagaacatcaGCATTTGTCTCCATCCTAAAAGAGCATGAAAGTAGCAGGGGAATTTTATTAGGACGAAATTAAAGGCATTAGTATCATAAATGGATGCAGACAAGGTACAAAACggtggcaaaaaaaattaaacaaatgctGGAAATTCAGGGTTTGACTTTCAATTTTCGCAATTCaattctctgtctttttttgttgttttgtatttgttttgtagtcattttgtgtctctttgtggttgttttatgtctctttgttggCGTTATGCATCtttctgtggttattttgtgtagttttttttaaatgttttgtgtctatttgtagtcattttgtgtgttattgtagtcattttgtgtgttattgtagtcattttgagtctctgtgGAGGCTTTGCTTCTCTTTGTTGTAATCATGCATCTTTTTGAGGtaagtttgtgtcttttttgtattttttttccctctctgtagtaattttgtgtctttatttggcggttttgcatctttttgttgcttttatgtatttttggggggtaattttgtatgtttttgtgttgttttgtgtctccttataGTCACTTTGTATCTCTGTGTTCTTTTTAGTCATCTCCTTGAGGTAATATTGTGTCTTACCGAGGTATTTTTATGCCACtgtgatgttattttgtgtcttttttggccgttttatgttgcttttcaaccattttgtgtttctttgtggttgctttgtgtgtctttgtcgatgttttgtgtgtttttgtggttccTATGCATCTCTTCCCGGGAGCTATGTGTTAAtttgatatttgacattttgctagTGAAGGCTAGGGGAGCACCAGTGCCtggtaggcctgttcagtaaaaCATCCATGCCCTTGGGCACCACTATGTaaatttaactgtaaaatgttaaaatatgtggTGGGTGTCAGTagatcattttcattgtttcttATGCAGTTTCCACAAGTTACATGATGTAGTAACAGTGTGAGTCAGAGCATTAGAGTGGCTTAATGTGCTTTAGAAAGAATTATAGTTTCTGAGGGATGAGCAACATGAATCATTGCTGGAGTGAATTAAGAATCAAGAGCTGTGCAGTTTAACTGTGGCATctttttgctgtatttgtgtTCAGATTGTTACTCGCTGTCTGTCCTAAGGAGGGCCAACGCCTCATACCTGGACTGTGTGAAGCACTACCGCATCTCTAAGCTCCAGAATGGCTGGTTCTACATATCTCCAGGAGTCACCTTCCCCTCCCTGCATCACCTGGTGGAACACTATTCAGGTGTGTACTGAGGATGTGAGGCTGTTTTTGCCTGGATATACCAGAGAAAAAGAGTGATATTAAATTCTTGCATCCTCTCCCAGAGTCTGCAGACGGATTGTGCAGCCGGCTGACAGGACCCTGCTTCATCCAGGGTTACGACAACGCTAGAGAGGCCAGGCCTGTACCCACAGCGATCAGGAGACCGACTATTAACTGGAAAGACATAAGCAGGTAACCTTGCTTCTACTGATCACTGCCACAAGATGTCACCCTGTTACAGTAGCGCATGAACACCTGATGGCATCCTGGttagaaaaaaactacatttttgtaaggcttaatatttcagtttttgttgacacTGTCAGAAAGATTATCCCACActtctctttctattttttgagtCAGTGCTGAAAGTTAACTGAGTGAGACGTGAGAAGAGAGAGATAGTCAGTGGTTGTGCTGGATAACTGCCACGTCTGATTGTGTGAAACGTGTGAGTGTAGCGCAGGATGTTCCTGGAAATGAGCACTTTCAGCATTCAGTAAACCCACaccagaatgaaaaaaaaaaaggctacaaaTGTGCGTGCAAtagattctgaatatttgatgcagtgcagtttttgggtcatttcttctttcattgccttcattccatgtttttgaaagaaatcaagtcaattcgctcaggtttcaatgggttaaataaacaataatatgaGCACTTTAGTCATCCAAGTCTTTAAATATCCTTCTCTGTGTCCTCCAGTTCAATGATTTTCAAGAGGAAGCGTACAGAGTCAGATCAATCTCTGGTGAGCGAGGGGCTGAGGGAAGCCATCACCTCCTACCTCCAAATGACGGAGGGCAACGACCACAGCTGGGACACTTGAGGCGAGACAGTGAATCAGTCTGAGAGAAAGACATCAGGTAGAAAGAGTGAAGTCAGACATGCTTCTGTGTCATCTGCAGTTTGGGCAAGTCAGAGGAAAAGGTCATCATCACGCCCCCATGTTGTCTTTGCAGAGCGCCCTGGATTGGCAGGAGGGCTGAGACACTACAATGTACATtgtgacatactgtatgtcagcGAGAAGactgtttttgcatcaaaagAGGCACACAGTGGAGGTGTGAGCTGATGGTGTGACAGTCAGTGAGACATTTGTTCTCATTTGGGCTTCAAAAgttgaatgtttttcttaatttataaCCTAATTGCTGTTTGAAtacatcataaaacatttgaattacATTGTAATATCATTGTTATCATTGTTATGTCATTGGaattcaataaaatatgttGGCTATGTGATAAATGAGCAACATATATATAACCACTTAAACACAAGTGAGATTTGcctatattttctttctatgaTAATGTACCATTCTTTAACTACGGTCCATTTTCGCGGAAATTTAGAAAATCTACCACTTATACAGAAATATATTGATTCAGTATTTACAGTAttaaaacatttccttttttaaaaaaatgtttttggcgtttttatTACCATACAACTTTTTCTCATCaccataaaagtaaaaatgacttGGAAATGGAAATAACTTGTGGGAATtaaattttgtcacatttttataaaaaagtaaTGATATGCTACCTTGCTAATGTCAGATTTGGGTGagcattacaaaaaatacacagtataaaaataacttCTTCTTATTATCCATGCATTCAAAGGAAATATGAGCTAAAATAACAGCCAAttaacaaaatttaatttaacaaaaatttaCCCCAATTTCTTCTATTTCAATTCCCTCCATGAAATTGTCCTCCAGCCATGTGCTCTCCTGTTACATGACTGTTGCTGTGGTCACCAAATATACAAACTCCAAAAACCAAACAAGCTTTTAtccacaggaaaataaaaaaatactaaataataaataataaaaaatacttctaCAAAATATCCAAGTAACCCCAAGGTAGGCTAAAGGTGTTCTTAttgtaaagaaacaaacaaacaaaagacataaaatactaaTATATCTTTCAAATATGATACATTTCATTAAACTGGACATTGACATGTCATTTGTCTTTGAAATTAATATTACATCAATATTGAGTAAAGCAGGGTTAAATATCTGAAATCTGACTCAAGGACCAAAGACATATAGCAAAAAACACTCATAGTCAAGTCCACTTTTTATACAAAATACCACCATTACCACCACCaccattactactactactactactactactaataataataataataaaccctTTCTACAGCGCTTTCATAAACCAGAGTTACAAACTGCTTCACAATACAAAACCATACAATATAAGAAAACAAggtaaaacaacataattcacataaaatgcaattaaaaggtaatacacacacttccatatatacatacagtatatatatatacacacatacatacttacACACGTGTACTAAGgtacatgcacatacactcctgcaaacaactacaaatgattttttttttttacagttcttaaagacaaacaaaaatcacGATAGTGAAGGCATTACTCATATGCAGttgatcttttatttttactcactCTCCTTTTCATGTATCtaatctgaaattaaaaaatctccTGTACAACAATATCCTGGCTAAAACGGGCAGCAGCACATCTGAACACGACAAGCTATCGCTGCatataaatgtagaaatgtatGATTTCAGTGTGCCTCTCTGCCAGCAGATGCCGCTTAATTACCTCCAATAATTCATCAGCGCTTCCACTTCCTGCCCAACAGTTCAGTTCAGGAAGAAGAAATAATGGCGACGCTTCTGGGGTCCGAGTCCCCCTGTATTGGAGGAAAACGGAGACATTGCAGCAGCAATATCGTCACGAAGATCACAGCTAGTAAAATCACTGGTCAGAGTTTCAGCCGAGGGACGCAGGTAAGAGAAACAATGCATGTTTGGACAGTAAAGACACCCGAAAGTTGGTCGACTGAGACCAGGGACTTGCGCCTGGAATCCAGCCTGAAATGAAGACGTTGTCCTGGAGACTTGACTGGAGATGTGGTCGCCCTTGTGACAGCTTTGGCTTTACAGCTAGCTACACCATtactgggtgttttttaaaaagtaaaccTTAAACTTTGGTGGCATTAAGTTTAAGATGATAAAATCTGCCGACAAAGTAACATTAGCACTACAGCAAGTGTAAGAAGCAGCTCCGCTCCAAGTGGGTCTTTTGTTGTTAGCCTCACGTTAGCTTAGCATTGTATGTCAGACTAACTACTATCTATAGATGCTTTAAATTGAAGCTTTGACTGGCTGTTGTTAATGTTATCGAGCataaatgtgtcagtgttaCTAAAAGCTCGTAGAACAACATCGGAAACGCTCAAATCACGTTATCAACGGCTGTAAGgtttgctaatgttagcaaacgGGGTAACGTCAGCTAGCTAGCTAAGCCAGCTGAACAGCTCAGGTGATTACGTAACGACACACAAACCACAATAACTATCGTTTCCATAAATGGCGAGGCCACAACAGCTGTTTGCACAAGTTAACGTTAGCGAGGTTATTTTCATTCCCAAGCGAGCAAGCATTTATACGATATTTGTAACTTTGGAGCAGATACTGTTCGTTTAGTTTGACTAGTTTGACGGGTCTGTCTGCAGAGGAAAGTGTCTCCTGTTGTGACACTTTGTCGCATTCAGTCactgtaactttattttcactttgttccTCACACATTCGTGACTTTAGCCATTTAAATTACATTGCTGATGAAACCATTGACCATTGTGCAGTCAGCGTCGTGCCTTTTACCTTGCTTGCTGACTTGCAGTTTTCAAGGTAGTGTGTCTCAGTGGTAAAGTGAAATGTTA
This DNA window, taken from Plectropomus leopardus isolate mb chromosome 2, YSFRI_Pleo_2.0, whole genome shotgun sequence, encodes the following:
- the sla2a gene encoding src-like-adapter 2: MGTCPIRRQSNRTILENHPEPVSQSLQDSMIVSLCDYPSFERSELTMCIGERLTIISDDGDFMMVRSTTTDQESYIPASYTAKVAHRWLFTGISRYKAVELLMQPNNQSGAFLIRESETNRDCYSLSVLRRANASYLDCVKHYRISKLQNGWFYISPGVTFPSLHHLVEHYSESADGLCSRLTGPCFIQGYDNAREARPVPTAIRRPTINWKDISSSMIFKRKRTESDQSLVSEGLREAITSYLQMTEGNDHSWDT